The Corylus avellana chromosome ca8, CavTom2PMs-1.0 genome has a segment encoding these proteins:
- the LOC132190035 gene encoding UDP-glycosyltransferase 91C1, whose protein sequence is MENADALHVAVFPWLAMGHLIPFMQLSNRLAQKGHRVSFISTPRNIGRLPKIPSHLSPLFNLVSLPLPHVDGLPDHAESSSDVPFNKQNLLKRAFDLLYSQVAAFLEASRPDWIIYDYASHWLPELAARNGVSRAFFSLFHAAFMSFLGPPEALIDGGSRSTAEDFTMVPKWVPFHSNVVYRLHEIAKNVESLSANESGTPDTVRFGTVIAESDVVAIRTSAEFEPDWLNLLVELYPIPVLPVGFLPPELRDGEEEKDGKWVYMKQWLDKQRVNSVVYVALGTEVTLTQQEVNELALGLEQSQLPFFWVLRDPSVSTQTEFPTGFEDRVKGRGIVHVGWAPQAKILSHNSIGGFLTHCGWNSVIEALGFGRVLILLPFLNDQGINARLLHGKKLGVEIARNERDGSFTRDSIAESVKIAMVDDSGESLRGTTKEMKGLFGDMDTNDRLVDGFIHFLLENRFSTTKNINLLL, encoded by the coding sequence ATGGAAAACGCTGACGCTTTGCATGTGGCCGTTTTCCCGTGGTTAGCCATGGGCCATCTCATACCCTTCATGCAACTCTCCAACCGCTTAGCCCAAAAGGGTCACAGGGTTTCCTTCATCTCCACCCCAAGAAACATTGGCAGACTTCCCAAAATACCCTCGCACCTTTCCCCTCTTTTCAACCTCGTTTCCCTTCCCTTACCCCACGTCGACGGCTTACCGGACCACGCCGAGTCCTCCTCCGACGTACCTTTCAACAAGCAAAATTTGCTGAAAAGGGCATTCGATTTGCTTTATTCACAAGTGGCCGCCTTCCTCGAAGCCTCCAGACCGGATTGGATTATTTACGACTATGCCTCTCACTGGCTTCCTGAGCTCGCGGCTCGGAACGGTGTCTCACGCGCCTTCTTCAGCCTCTTCCACGCCGCCTTTATGTCCTTTCTAGGCCCACCGGAGGCGTTGATCGATGGAGGTTCAAGATCGACGGCTGAGGATTTCACGATGGTTCCAAAGTGGGTACCGTTCCACTCCAACGTCGTGTATCGGCTTCATGAGATAGCGAAGAACGTAGAGAGCTTGAGCGCGAACGAATCGGGGACGCCCGATACGGTCCGGTTCGGGACTGTGATCGCGGAGAGTGATGTTGTGGCTATTAGAACCAGCGCAGAGTTCGAACCGGACTGGTTGAATTTGCTGGTGGAGCTTTACCCGATACCCGTTCTTCCGGTTGGGTTTTTACCTCCGGAATTGAGAGAtggagaggaagagaaggatGGGAAATGGGTTTATATGAAACAGTGGTTGGACAAACAGAGAGTTAACTCGGTGGTTTATGTCGCACTCGGGACCGAGGTGACTCTGACTCAACAAGAAGTCAACGAGTTGGCTCTTGGGTTGGAACAGTCCCAGTTACCATTCTTTTGGGTGCTGAGGGATCCGTCCGTGTCAACTCAAACCGAGTTTCCAACTGGGTTCGAGGATCGGGTGAAGGGTCGTGGAATCGTTCACGTTGGGTGGGCCCCACAGGCGAAGATACTGAGTCACAACTCGATTGGAGGATTTCTGACTCATTGTGGTTGGAACTCAGTCATAGAGGCGCTCGGTTTTGGCCGAGTTTTGATTCTTTTACCGTTTTTGAATGATCAGGGAATCAACGCCAGGTTGTTGCACGGGAAGAAACTCGGGGTGGAGATTGCCAGGAATGAGCGAGATGGATCGTTCACTCGTGACTCAATTGCTGAGTCGGTGAAGATTGCAATGGTCGACGACTCGGGTGAGTCATTGAGGGGCACCACTAAGGAAATGAAAGGGTTGTTTGGGGATATGGATACGAATGATCGTCTTGTTGATGGGTTTATACATTTCCTTCTAGAGAATAGATTCTCTACCacgaaaaatataaatttactcCTCTAG
- the LOC132190356 gene encoding GATA transcription factor 25: protein MYGHAQPLNMPNQIAAAADEDDVSGAGAESIDNSHIRYEAHSLDDTAGAVVEVVEDVASDAVYGQAGGGGAAEIAIQRHDGTSQLTLSFRGQVYVFDSVTPDKVQAVLLLLGGCELSSGPQGDMLPQNQRGGAMDYPVPCSQPHRAASLNRFRQKRKERCFDKKVRYSVRQEVALRMQRNKGQFTSSKKSEGDYNWGSVQESGQDDSPPEASCTHCGVSSKSTPMMRRGPSGPRSLCNACGLFWANRGTLRDLSKKAQDHSLTVAEQGEGEAHSDCGTGIHTNTNNNLVTFSNGDNKSALMAEH from the exons ATGTACGGACACGCCCAGCCCCTGAACATGCCCAACCAGATCGCCGCGGCCGCCGACGAAGACGACGTCTCCGGCGCCGGCGCCGAGTCGATCGACAACTCCCACATTCGCTACGAAGCCCACTCCCTCGACGACACTGCCGGCGCAGTCGTTGAAGTCGTCGAGGACGTCGCCTCTGACGCCGTGTACGGTCAAGCTGGTGGTGGCGGAGCGGCGGAGATAGCGATTCAGCGTCACGACGGCACCAGCCAGCTCACGCTCTCGTTTCGAGGCCAAGTCTATGTGTTCGACTCTGTTACCCCTGACAAG GTTCAAGCGGTGTTACTACTGTTGGGGGGCTGTGAATTATCTTCGGGTCCACAAGGAGATATGTTACCTCAGAACCAGAGG GGCGGTGCGATGGACTATCCTGTACCATGTAGTCAACCGCACAGAGCGGCCTCGTTAAATAGGTTCCGCCAGAAGAGAAAAGAGCGATGCTTCGATAAGAAAGTTAGATATAGTGTCCGTCAAGAGGTGGCGCTCAG GATGCAGCGTAATAAGGGTCAATTTACTTCTTCCAAAAAGTCTGAAGGAGATTATAACTGGGGTTCTGTCCAGGAGTCGGGGCAAGATGATAGCCCGCCAGAAGCCTC ATGTACACATTGTGGTGTAAGTTCAAAGTCTACCCCAATGATGCGGCGGGGTCCATCTGGTCCAAGGTCTCTTTGCAATGCCTGTGGACTTTTTTGGGCAAACAGG GGGACTTTGAGGGATCTTTCCAAGAAAGCCCAGGATCATTCGCTCACTGTGGCTGAGCAG GGTGAAGGTGAAGCTCATTCGGACTGTGGAACTGGAATtcatacaaacacaaacaacaatCTTGTTACTTTCTCTAATGGTGATAATAAGTCAGCTTTAATGGCTGAGCACTGA